In a single window of the Terriglobus roseus genome:
- a CDS encoding ABC transporter permease — translation MKNLPDSFGSLRTRRELGIPQTLARSQAVQRSWPFFLDLVVACIGLAIFYGVVQIARLWLGQPQPNVVLSLSPHALPRYAFYSIVRMGLAYILSLIFAVGYGYIAAYSRRLEALMIAALDILQSIPVLSFLPGVMLAMVALFRTRQLGLELGCIILIFTGQVWNMAFSFYSSLKSLPRELTEASAIYGFSRWQRLLQLELPYAAIGLIWNSMVSVAGGWFFLMACEMFVLGSRDFRLPGLGSYLQTAASEGNTTAILWGLLTMILIIVATDQLLWRPVIAWSDRFKFEQVESSRRVRSPLLSMLQQSNFVRRLGHLTLEPLTERLYRREAKRRSTHPQYDEAGRRAPSTVVRTVAIAAIFVMVGYAAIRALHLLRGIDQHEVLQIFGGAGMTLMRVVIALLLATLWTVPAGVAIGFHPRLARIAQPLAQIAASVPATALFPVLLLLLLKSGAGMGTGAVLLMLLGTQWYILFNVIAGAMAIPNDLKEVARLFHFGTVQRWRTVILPGIFPYLLTGLITASGGAWNASIIAEYFRLKSNTLTTFGLGEQISAATDAGRFAVLLLATIVMALMVVTINRLVWRPLFRIAESKYKLGA, via the coding sequence ATGAAGAACCTGCCGGACAGCTTCGGCAGTTTACGCACGCGCCGCGAACTGGGCATCCCGCAAACACTCGCGCGGTCACAGGCGGTACAGCGCAGCTGGCCTTTCTTTCTCGATCTCGTCGTGGCATGCATCGGCCTTGCCATCTTCTACGGCGTCGTGCAGATCGCGCGTTTGTGGCTGGGCCAGCCACAGCCGAACGTCGTGCTCAGCCTGTCGCCGCACGCGCTGCCTCGCTACGCCTTCTACTCCATCGTCCGCATGGGGCTGGCGTACATCCTGAGCCTGATTTTCGCAGTCGGTTACGGGTATATTGCCGCGTACAGCCGTCGACTGGAAGCGCTCATGATCGCCGCGCTGGACATCCTCCAATCCATCCCGGTATTGAGCTTCCTGCCCGGCGTCATGCTGGCGATGGTCGCGCTCTTTCGTACTCGGCAGTTGGGACTGGAGCTGGGCTGCATCATCCTGATCTTCACCGGCCAGGTGTGGAACATGGCCTTCTCGTTCTACTCCTCGCTGAAGAGCCTGCCACGCGAGTTAACGGAAGCATCCGCCATCTATGGCTTCAGCCGGTGGCAGCGCCTGCTGCAGCTTGAGCTGCCGTACGCCGCAATCGGTCTGATCTGGAACAGCATGGTCTCCGTTGCCGGTGGCTGGTTCTTCCTGATGGCATGCGAAATGTTCGTGCTCGGCTCACGCGACTTCCGTCTTCCCGGCCTGGGCAGCTATCTGCAGACCGCAGCAAGCGAGGGCAATACCACCGCGATCCTGTGGGGCCTGCTGACGATGATCCTGATCATCGTAGCCACTGACCAGTTGCTGTGGCGGCCAGTGATCGCGTGGAGCGACCGCTTCAAGTTCGAGCAGGTTGAGAGTTCGCGTCGCGTCCGTTCGCCTCTTCTGTCCATGCTGCAGCAATCCAATTTTGTGCGGCGGCTTGGACACCTGACGCTGGAGCCACTGACAGAGCGGCTCTACCGCCGAGAGGCGAAACGTCGTTCAACGCATCCGCAGTACGACGAGGCAGGCAGGCGAGCACCCTCCACCGTAGTACGCACAGTTGCCATTGCCGCCATCTTTGTGATGGTTGGATACGCGGCTATTCGAGCGTTGCACCTGCTGCGTGGAATCGATCAGCATGAGGTGCTGCAGATCTTTGGCGGCGCCGGCATGACCCTGATGCGGGTTGTCATCGCCCTGCTGCTGGCTACGCTTTGGACGGTGCCGGCTGGTGTGGCCATCGGCTTTCACCCGCGACTGGCGCGCATCGCGCAGCCTCTGGCGCAGATTGCGGCAAGTGTCCCGGCGACCGCGCTCTTCCCTGTCCTGCTGCTCTTGCTGTTGAAGAGCGGCGCCGGCATGGGCACAGGTGCTGTCCTGCTGATGCTGCTGGGCACGCAGTGGTACATCCTCTTCAATGTTATTGCGGGCGCCATGGCGATCCCGAACGACCTGAAGGAAGTGGCGCGCCTCTTCCATTTCGGCACCGTGCAGCGCTGGCGCACCGTTATCCTGCCGGGCATCTTCCCCTACCTTCTGACAGGGTTGATTACGGCCAGCGGCGGTGCTTGGAATGCCAGCATCATCGCCGAATACTTCCGCCTGAAGAGCAACACGCTGACCACCTTCGGCCTCGGCGAACAGATCAGCGCAGCCACGGATGCCGGACGTTTCGCAGTGTTGCTGCTGGCCACAATTGTGATGGCGCTGATGGTAGTGACGATTAACCGGCTGGTGTGGCGCCCGCTCTTCCGCATTGCGGAGAGCAAGTACAAGCTGGGCGCTTAG
- a CDS encoding ABC transporter ATP-binding protein, whose translation MQQAIIRAERVEKYYAQPSENRIQVISPTDLAIVPGEIVALLGPSGSGKSTLMRMLTGLSIPSAGQVYWHEKPIAQADINVAIVFQSFALFPWLTVLENVEAPLQARGMESAERRKRALKMLDTVGLDGFQHAYPKELSGGMRQRVGFARALVVEPEVLFMDEPFSALDVLTAENLRSELLELWQKKTMPTQAIFIVTHNIEEAVLLADRIIVLGRNPGHVRTDFRVALQHPRDRKAAAFTQLVDYIYKVLTQPEAQPPALPRTADGKRVRDQRLMSYQMLPHARPGGIAGLLELMVDHGGKADIYRLADDLAFEVDDLLPIVDASSLLGFLQVTEGDADLTPIGAEFANAEILRQKEIFREAAVKNVLLLRQIMRALEAKSDGTVPEEFFHDMLDEQFSEEETLRQLETAINWGRYAELFDFDAQRRRFTLAQNQSAESATEVAG comes from the coding sequence ATGCAGCAGGCAATTATCCGCGCAGAGCGCGTTGAGAAGTACTACGCCCAGCCGAGCGAGAACCGCATCCAGGTCATCTCGCCAACGGACCTGGCCATTGTGCCGGGTGAAATTGTTGCCCTGCTGGGTCCTTCCGGATCCGGTAAATCGACACTGATGCGGATGTTGACGGGACTCTCCATCCCATCCGCCGGTCAGGTCTATTGGCATGAAAAGCCCATTGCCCAAGCCGACATCAATGTTGCCATCGTCTTTCAAAGCTTCGCTCTGTTCCCTTGGCTTACTGTCCTTGAGAATGTTGAAGCGCCGCTGCAGGCGCGCGGCATGGAGTCGGCCGAGCGCCGCAAGCGTGCCCTGAAGATGCTTGACACGGTCGGCCTTGACGGCTTCCAGCACGCCTACCCGAAGGAACTCTCAGGCGGCATGCGGCAACGTGTTGGCTTCGCACGTGCCCTTGTAGTTGAGCCGGAAGTACTCTTCATGGACGAGCCCTTCTCTGCCCTGGATGTGCTTACTGCGGAGAACCTGCGCTCAGAGCTGCTGGAACTGTGGCAGAAGAAGACCATGCCGACGCAGGCGATCTTTATCGTGACGCATAACATTGAAGAAGCCGTTCTGCTGGCTGATCGCATCATCGTGCTTGGCCGCAATCCGGGCCACGTGCGCACCGATTTCCGCGTGGCATTGCAGCATCCGCGTGATCGCAAGGCTGCCGCATTCACGCAGCTGGTGGACTACATCTACAAGGTATTGACCCAGCCCGAGGCGCAGCCCCCCGCGCTGCCGCGCACCGCCGACGGCAAACGCGTCCGGGATCAACGCCTGATGAGCTACCAAATGCTGCCGCACGCACGACCGGGCGGTATTGCAGGTCTGCTGGAGCTGATGGTCGATCATGGCGGCAAGGCGGATATCTATCGCCTTGCGGATGACCTTGCGTTTGAAGTCGACGATCTTCTGCCCATCGTGGATGCGTCCTCGCTGCTTGGCTTTCTACAGGTCACCGAGGGCGACGCCGACCTGACGCCCATCGGCGCCGAGTTCGCGAACGCCGAGATCCTCCGTCAGAAAGAGATCTTCCGGGAAGCCGCAGTGAAGAACGTTCTACTGCTGCGGCAGATCATGCGAGCGCTGGAAGCGAAGAGCGACGGCACCGTTCCGGAAGAGTTCTTTCACGACATGCTGGATGAACAGTTCAGCGAGGAAGAGACACTGCGTCAATTGGAGACGGCCATCAACTGGGGCCGGTACGCTGAGCTGTTCGACTTTGACGCACAGCGCCGACGCTTCACGCTGGCACAGAACCAGTCTGCGGAGTCCGCGACGGAAGTCGCCGGATGA
- a CDS encoding response regulator, producing the protein MTTSSTKPRVLVADDEQVIANTLAIILNQAGFEARAVYSGENAVECLDEFQPNMLISDVIMTGMTGIEAAIKVRAKLPSCKILLFSGQAATADLLEKARAQGHEFEILAKPVHPTDLLAKLRS; encoded by the coding sequence ATGACGACTTCCTCCACAAAACCGCGCGTTCTGGTTGCCGACGATGAACAGGTCATCGCGAACACGCTTGCGATCATCCTGAATCAGGCCGGCTTTGAAGCCAGGGCCGTTTACTCCGGCGAAAATGCCGTTGAGTGCCTGGACGAGTTTCAGCCGAACATGCTGATCTCAGACGTAATCATGACCGGCATGACCGGTATCGAGGCCGCCATCAAGGTCCGTGCCAAGCTGCCCAGCTGCAAGATCCTGCTGTTCAGCGGCCAGGCCGCTACGGCTGACCTGCTGGAAAAGGCACGCGCCCAGGGGCACGAGTTCGAGATCCTGGCCAAGCCCGTTCACCCAACCGATCTGCTCGCAAAGCTTCGCAGCTAA
- a CDS encoding glycosyltransferase family 2 protein — translation MISVVILTRNESADIDGAIRSVAFSDDVHVFDSLSTDGTQEMARRLGATVHERVFDNYAAQRNASLTQPAFRHPWLLILDADERPTPELVEEMQQAVAKAPTDVDGFRLRRHDYLWDTWLKHAQITPFYTRLVRRGRARYVREINEVLEVDGRIIELICPLNHYPFSKGIAHWVAKHNVYSTMEAQLLASGAATVDASLRIALFAKDRAVKRAAQKALFFQLPMRPLLKWFYMMFIRGAVLDGYAGFTYSTLSSFYEYLIELKRIELVRGERSTL, via the coding sequence GTGATCTCCGTCGTGATCCTCACCAGAAACGAAAGTGCGGACATTGACGGCGCGATTCGCAGCGTGGCGTTCTCAGACGATGTGCACGTTTTCGATTCCCTAAGCACGGATGGCACGCAGGAGATGGCGCGCAGACTTGGCGCGACGGTGCACGAGCGAGTCTTTGACAACTACGCTGCACAGCGTAACGCCTCGTTGACACAGCCGGCCTTCCGGCATCCGTGGCTGCTGATCCTTGACGCTGACGAACGCCCAACGCCTGAACTCGTTGAGGAAATGCAACAAGCAGTTGCAAAGGCGCCCACGGACGTCGATGGGTTTCGCCTTCGCCGGCATGACTACCTTTGGGACACCTGGCTGAAGCACGCTCAGATTACGCCTTTTTACACGCGGCTGGTCAGGCGCGGACGAGCGCGCTACGTGCGCGAGATCAATGAGGTCCTTGAGGTTGATGGTCGCATCATCGAGCTAATCTGCCCCCTGAACCACTACCCGTTTTCAAAGGGCATTGCTCACTGGGTGGCAAAGCATAACGTGTATTCGACGATGGAGGCGCAGCTTCTGGCGAGTGGTGCCGCCACGGTTGACGCATCGCTGCGTATCGCTCTTTTCGCAAAGGACCGCGCGGTGAAGCGAGCAGCGCAAAAGGCACTCTTCTTCCAGCTGCCCATGCGGCCTTTGCTCAAGTGGTTTTACATGATGTTCATTCGCGGGGCGGTACTGGACGGATACGCAGGCTTCACGTATAGCACGCTGTCCAGCTTCTACGAGTACCTGATCGAACTAAAGCGAATCGAGCTCGTTCGCGGAGAACGTTCCACTTTGTAA
- a CDS encoding putative colanic acid biosynthesis acetyltransferase, producing MAREVAYDASQHIAADGIADPYLRPAFSRKNRLVRLLWQLVWLTLYRTSPRPLHAWRVALLRSFGATMGPHCHFYPGSRIWAPWNLRCADQVTAADGVEIYNPAPMHFGSHSILSQGAYLCGATHDYNSAAFPLLAYEMRFGAYCWICARASVGPGVQVGVGAVLGLGSVATRSLEPWTVYAGNPAVALRARVNTSGIPVMETVLEDSLT from the coding sequence ATGGCTCGCGAAGTGGCCTACGACGCGTCGCAGCACATTGCCGCTGACGGCATCGCGGACCCGTACCTGCGACCGGCTTTCTCACGCAAGAATCGACTCGTCCGCCTGCTGTGGCAATTGGTTTGGCTGACCCTCTACCGCACCTCGCCAAGGCCGCTGCACGCCTGGCGAGTCGCTCTTCTGCGTAGCTTCGGCGCAACCATGGGCCCCCACTGCCACTTCTATCCTGGATCGCGCATCTGGGCTCCGTGGAATCTCCGCTGCGCCGACCAAGTCACGGCGGCGGACGGTGTGGAGATCTACAACCCTGCGCCCATGCACTTCGGTTCGCACTCCATTCTGTCTCAGGGAGCTTACCTTTGTGGGGCCACGCACGATTACAACTCCGCAGCCTTTCCCTTACTCGCGTACGAGATGCGATTCGGCGCGTACTGCTGGATCTGCGCCCGCGCCTCGGTCGGGCCCGGCGTACAGGTGGGCGTAGGTGCCGTGCTCGGGCTCGGTTCGGTTGCGACGCGTTCGCTGGAGCCGTGGACCGTCTATGCGGGTAATCCGGCGGTAGCCCTGAGAGCACGTGTCAACACCAGCGGCATTCCCGTGATGGAAACAGTCCTTGAGGATTCCTTAACGTGA
- a CDS encoding glycosyltransferase translates to MRILHIISTLNPAAGGPIEGVRTLFSYADEGYIGEAVTSDPPDAPYLQNLPYPVHALGPVRATFAYNKRLLPWLRDNIHRFDGVIVNGLWQYNGLAAMLAVRGRKPYMVFSHGMLDPYFKRRYRLKHLKKVLYWYPVEYWVLRSAYRVLFTTDTEERLAQESFAFWKWRPQVVPYGIRAPQTDPAKDIATFLELVPQVRGKRFLIYLSRVHPKKGCDLLLQAFADLSATDPDLQLVMAGPDETGWVPELNAIAERAGCADRVHWPGILRGPAKWGAFRAAEAFILPSHQENFGIAVAEALAAGLPVLLSDKVNIGDMLADQGCTLIEADTLEGTRRLLERWIAMDPGDRLKMSEQAAECFRSRFDMLETAQTIMALFRQAHLEGRGR, encoded by the coding sequence ATGCGAATTCTTCATATCATTTCAACGCTGAATCCAGCTGCAGGCGGCCCCATTGAGGGTGTGCGGACCCTGTTCAGCTACGCCGATGAAGGATACATCGGCGAAGCCGTGACGTCAGACCCGCCCGACGCACCGTATCTCCAAAACCTTCCCTATCCGGTACACGCTCTCGGACCCGTCCGCGCCACCTTTGCCTATAACAAGCGACTGCTGCCCTGGCTGCGCGATAACATCCATCGCTTTGACGGCGTCATCGTCAATGGCCTTTGGCAGTACAACGGTCTCGCAGCGATGCTGGCAGTGCGAGGCCGCAAGCCGTACATGGTCTTCTCGCACGGCATGCTGGACCCCTACTTCAAACGCCGCTACCGTCTGAAGCATTTGAAGAAGGTCCTCTATTGGTATCCGGTGGAGTACTGGGTGTTGCGTTCGGCTTATCGCGTGCTGTTTACGACGGACACCGAAGAACGGCTGGCACAGGAGAGCTTCGCATTCTGGAAGTGGCGACCTCAGGTGGTTCCCTACGGTATTCGTGCTCCGCAGACGGACCCCGCGAAGGACATCGCTACTTTTTTGGAGCTTGTGCCACAGGTCCGCGGCAAGCGCTTCCTCATCTACCTGAGCCGCGTCCACCCCAAGAAGGGTTGCGACCTGCTGCTGCAGGCGTTTGCGGATCTCTCAGCGACTGATCCTGATCTGCAACTGGTGATGGCCGGGCCGGACGAGACGGGGTGGGTGCCGGAACTGAACGCAATCGCAGAAAGGGCTGGCTGCGCCGACCGTGTGCACTGGCCAGGCATCCTGCGTGGCCCGGCGAAGTGGGGTGCATTCCGTGCAGCCGAGGCATTCATTCTTCCGTCGCATCAGGAAAATTTCGGTATCGCTGTGGCTGAGGCGCTTGCCGCCGGACTGCCTGTACTGCTGAGCGACAAAGTGAACATCGGCGACATGCTGGCGGACCAGGGCTGCACGCTGATTGAAGCGGACACGCTGGAAGGAACACGCCGGCTGCTGGAACGCTGGATTGCAATGGATCCCGGAGATCGTTTGAAGATGAGCGAGCAGGCGGCAGAGTGCTTCCGCTCGCGCTTTGACATGCTTGAGACTGCGCAGACGATCATGGCTCTCTTTCGGCAGGCGCATCTTGAAGGCAGGGGGCGCTGA
- a CDS encoding glycosyltransferase family 4 protein, whose translation MLLRRIAADPDIDLKVFFCSDLSLRKYKDPGFGVDVEWDVPLTEGYRSVVLSRWRDTDKLSPTRPISRGMFRALAGGIDSMPFDAMWVHGYSTVNSLHAIFSANALGIPVLLRAESWLADRDRSSTKLALKQLYLSGLKLLVDAVLPIGTRNAEYWTSYFGSDFPAFTMPYAVDNEYFASRAASSTLTRQKLQAELSLDPSRPVILFASKLQERKHADHLLEAYLRLRSETTLTPYLLIVGDGEMRAQLQQRAEASGMEGIRFLGFRNQSELPRFFDLSTVFVLPSRHEAWGLITNEAMATGLPVIVSSDVGCAADLLRDGENGYVYPVGDIAKLRDALAATLEPGKSERMGQRSRDILSRWSYREDLRGLKEALRYVTKLPIQGAAK comes from the coding sequence ATGCTGCTCCGCCGCATCGCGGCTGATCCTGACATTGATTTGAAGGTGTTCTTTTGTTCCGACTTGTCCCTCCGGAAGTACAAGGATCCCGGCTTTGGCGTCGATGTTGAGTGGGATGTCCCCCTGACCGAGGGATATCGTTCGGTGGTGCTGTCTCGCTGGCGCGATACGGATAAGCTCAGTCCCACGCGGCCCATCTCACGCGGGATGTTCCGTGCTCTGGCCGGCGGTATCGATAGCATGCCATTCGACGCGATGTGGGTTCATGGCTACTCCACGGTGAATAGTCTGCATGCGATCTTTTCGGCAAACGCACTCGGTATCCCTGTGCTGTTGCGCGCTGAATCGTGGCTTGCAGACCGCGATCGCTCCAGCACAAAGCTTGCCCTCAAGCAGCTTTACCTGAGCGGTCTGAAGTTGCTTGTGGACGCTGTTCTGCCCATCGGAACGCGAAACGCCGAATACTGGACGAGTTACTTCGGCTCAGACTTTCCCGCTTTCACCATGCCGTACGCTGTCGATAACGAATACTTTGCCAGTCGCGCAGCATCTTCCACTCTCACCCGCCAGAAATTACAGGCAGAGCTAAGCCTCGATCCGTCGCGCCCCGTCATCCTGTTCGCCAGTAAGCTTCAGGAGCGAAAGCATGCGGACCATCTGCTGGAGGCCTACCTGCGCCTTCGCTCCGAGACGACGCTTACTCCCTACCTGCTTATCGTGGGCGATGGTGAGATGCGCGCGCAACTGCAACAGCGCGCCGAGGCAAGCGGCATGGAAGGCATTCGCTTTCTGGGCTTCCGGAACCAGAGCGAACTGCCGCGCTTCTTCGACCTGAGCACGGTCTTCGTCTTACCGTCCCGGCACGAAGCATGGGGCTTGATCACGAATGAGGCTATGGCTACCGGCCTGCCGGTGATCGTGTCCAGTGATGTGGGCTGCGCTGCGGACCTTTTGCGGGATGGAGAGAATGGCTACGTGTACCCAGTGGGCGATATCGCAAAGCTCCGGGATGCGCTCGCGGCGACCCTTGAACCAGGCAAAAGTGAAAGGATGGGCCAGCGAAGCCGTGACATCCTGTCGCGTTGGAGCTACCGCGAGGATTTGCGTGGACTGAAGGAAGCTCTTCGGTATGTCACCAAGTTGCCCATACAAGGAGCAGCTAAATAG
- a CDS encoding polysaccharide biosynthesis/export family protein has translation MSLTRVLRLLKAAILAALCLAICTAFCLPAAAQYTGTVPTSAPGLNVHLPITTDPAVLFPPQRELTLMPGDLLKISVYGVDPEYTDSERVDLDGSIRMNLGGVIHVAGLSVKDAEAAMSERFEKAEIFHSAQVSIELTEAPQHFATVVGEVKGTVPVLGPKRLLEIVAANGGIPATASTILRIDRVGQAEPIIVDIGNDPARTMQANIPIFTGDVITVGRVGQYYVLGAVVKPGVGQLSGSVPVTAVEAVSAAGGMTFPAKGDEARLIRNVGGQRTIINLQLRQIQDGKIADVVLQSDDILLVPSSGLKKFLATQSSGTVIALVVAMATILR, from the coding sequence ATGAGTTTGACCCGAGTTCTCCGTTTGCTTAAAGCAGCAATACTGGCGGCTTTGTGCCTGGCAATCTGCACTGCGTTTTGCCTGCCGGCAGCCGCGCAATACACCGGTACTGTGCCCACGTCCGCGCCCGGACTCAATGTTCATCTGCCTATCACGACCGATCCCGCAGTCCTGTTTCCACCGCAGCGTGAACTGACGCTGATGCCGGGTGATCTGCTGAAGATCAGCGTCTACGGCGTCGACCCGGAGTACACCGACAGTGAACGTGTCGACCTGGATGGCAGTATTCGCATGAATCTTGGGGGCGTCATCCACGTCGCTGGCCTGTCCGTGAAGGATGCTGAGGCAGCGATGTCGGAGCGATTCGAAAAGGCTGAGATCTTTCACAGCGCTCAGGTTTCCATCGAACTGACGGAAGCGCCGCAGCACTTCGCAACGGTCGTGGGCGAAGTCAAGGGGACCGTCCCGGTTCTGGGTCCCAAGCGCCTGCTGGAAATTGTGGCAGCGAACGGTGGTATTCCTGCGACGGCAAGCACAATCCTCCGGATTGATCGCGTCGGCCAGGCAGAGCCCATCATCGTAGACATCGGCAACGACCCCGCACGAACCATGCAGGCAAACATTCCCATCTTCACCGGTGATGTCATCACGGTGGGTCGAGTTGGGCAGTACTACGTACTGGGTGCGGTCGTGAAGCCGGGTGTGGGACAACTTAGCGGCTCCGTGCCTGTTACAGCCGTGGAAGCGGTAAGCGCCGCTGGTGGTATGACCTTCCCGGCAAAGGGTGATGAGGCTCGATTGATCCGCAACGTGGGTGGGCAACGAACCATCATCAATCTACAGCTTCGGCAGATCCAGGACGGCAAGATTGCCGATGTGGTCCTGCAATCCGATGACATTCTGCTTGTGCCATCGAGCGGTCTGAAAAAGTTCCTTGCAACACAGTCCTCGGGCACCGTGATCGCGCTGGTTGTTGCAATGGCCACGATCCTGCGTTAA